The DNA sequence AAGACAATGTAATAGGATCACGTAAACAAGTTCTTCACTCTTAGTTGAAACCCCGAGAATACAGTTGAATGTTTTTAGAAGTTGTTATGCTTTTAGCTTGACACTAAATGCAGGGAAGTTTTGTGCTAGTCATGTGCATCATCTTCTCATTTTTCCAAGAACCTTTATTGCTATGCATGGTATAACATAGTAAACCATGAACAACATCATTATCTACCAAACAGCTTACACTACAGACTATCAAGATGATAACAAAATATCTCTACAAGAACACATATAATTTGTAAAGCTTCTAGCATGACCTACATCAATAGCTTCGTGCATGTCTGGCACGCCTTTAGTTATATTTTCCCCAATTCTCTGATATCCTCTGCATTCAAAATTTACTTCCACTTAATATGAAGTCAAACATTTCCACGTCATAAATCAGAAACCGAGCTTAATTACAAAATACACATGTGGGATGTAATTCCACAAGCAAAACCTGAACCCAGTTGCTGCAGTCATcttgattttgagtttttcttcaTATGGAAGTTCGAAAAATTTGTGCGCCACACTTTTCACCTCTTTAATAATGGAATCTGGAATACCATGGCCCTTCTACACACCCACAAGCATCTTCAGATGAAAAATTTGAGCTAAAACTCTTTACACGCACCCACACACAGTCAACAAAATTCCAAGTGATTTATCCATTTAGTAAAAACATTAATCATACATTAATATTGGgcaaatacattaatatatacgatttcttaatttaaaagattttcTTATAGAGATTACAAACTCTTTAACTAATGTCTTGAAGTCCTAAACTCATTCGCCACCCTATATTACTACAAAAGAAGGTTTTAAAGTTCTCTTTTTAAAAACCTTGTTCTTATGGACGGGGgtcattgattttaatgggctAAATGTCCATGATTCTCAATTTTCAGTTGTAAACTCTAGTTTTATAGAGATTACAAACTCTTTAACTAATGTCTTGAAGTCCTAACCTCATTCGCCACCCTATATTACTACAAAAGAAGGTTTTAAAGTTCTCTTTTTAAAAACCTTGTTCTTATGGACAGGGgtcattgattttaatggactaAATGTCCATGATTCTCAATTTTCAgttgtaaactctagttagctacttctcataaatacatgctGTATATTTGGGctaggactttttttttttacgaataaaacttcttgattaacTATCAAAAAAGCAGCGGAGGTGCCATTTAGCCTGAAGAGCATTTTGTCAATTCTTTGGTTTTAAAAGAATCCAGAAACGAAAACACATGCTAAGAAAGATGCATACCACATAGAAGAATCCCGCCTCTCGGCAAGCCTGGTCTAACTGTCTAACAACTTCATATACACCTGGGTCATCCGCCATTTTTGGGTCGTCATACTTGGCCAAAAGAGGACTTATATCTGAAtcacatgaaataaataaatgatatcgACCAAATAACATTAACTTGCTCttattcttctctctttctctctctctctctctctctctctgttcttttTCCCCACTTGGCAATACTAAACTTAGTTTGTGAAGCTTGCATAATAATATGAAATCGGAGATTTAGCTAGTATTAGACAGTCAAAACAATAGCATATGGCATGCATACATCTCCACTTGATATGGGTATGGAGAAAAAAATACGATCTTCCACCCCACCAGAGAACAGACTTGTctcaaatgaataatgattgCCAAATTAAACAGTGCGAGAGAATCCAATCAATTTCACATTTGGGAAAAACGGAGACAAGTTTGAGCTTTGGATATGAGCATGAAAACATTGAGGAATAGGTGGATATAATAAAAACATTGAGGGAGAGAATTGAGATTAGTTTTACCGATAACGGGTATGAACTTGAAGTCGGTAGCCATGCGGATGCCTGCCTGCTAATTTGCGACCCTATTACTATTAGGCTCCGGCAGTGGCAAGTACCAAATGAAAGAGCAGAGAATCCCAAACGTAACGAAATCCCTATTGTCTTTGTCACGGAAGCATCTGAACTCATATATTGATTGATGTGCCTTACGTTGAGCAACGCCAAAATATAATCATTTACGGTGACAGTGTTAGCGTATAGagtgtaattatatttttcatattaatgataagatttaattataatcatttggTCCGATCCAATtcggttttttttatttatgtttacacGTGTGACActatataaattgaaaatatatgatcaaatgtgtaaaaatatatttataaaaaagaatatatattatatttattatgcaaaaaatgtatttatccttaatatatatatgaataattctatttgaaggcCTTTATACTACGTACCATCcacgtgacataatttgatttgtaagataacatcaaaagtaagtttatattaataatttaatattaatattcatgtttaagattgaaattttatgttatattaattaaaaatttagcatatatatatatataatataatagaatataaaaattaaaaatatatatcatacggTTTTAGTTCTTAAGAACTAGTACCAGACCGGTTAAGAATTGGACCGGTTTGATCGGTTCAAtcgattttctaattttttttacatgataaaaataaatgagatagcCAAACGATGATGAGCAATATCGATTAACCATCAATTTTGCATTTGTGGATGAAATTTcctaagagcatcctcattggcttggccaaatgaggaggttggctaaaatttgcataatttatgttaaaaacatttcacattgaattaggcAAATCTAAAACAATTTAGACTTTTGCTACATTGGTTGGCCAAATATGGAGAACCACAATTgattcatcaaatattaaaatactaatttctcactccaaacaaacattaaaatattaatttctcactctaaacaaaaatactatttggtttgtaattaataaatttagatagaattttaaatgagtttaatcaaatattttttattattagcattaaatgacttttgaaaatatgattttttttaatattaatttaattagaatataattattattaacatttactTGGTAgagatataaaatgtgataaaaataaattaaataaaaaaactattaaattaataatattttattattatataaagagtgaatggataattcaatgtgggggTTGAGTTTAAATGGAAtatgcaaatgtaaaaaagtatgatattgactaaattttgaagatgaatttgaccaaaccaatgagaatgctctaagaatGGATAGGATGCAGTTCCTAGGTCTTGGAAAGTACCAAATATACATGACTACCCAAATGGAAGCCCAAATGATTTAATGTGGATAGAGCTGcgcattttttttgtaattctgACTTTGGCTGACCATCTGACGAAGTCGAAAAGTTGGAATTCAGAGTCGgagtttttgttaaaaaattggTCAGAGTCAAAATCAAAGTCGATATCGACTCTGAACTCcaaccttttaaaaaaaattgttcttcaAAACAACTATTACAGCAGAGGatgcttttcatttttatcttcctttttatcttccttaggttatttgttttcttcccaATGTCAACCACTTTTCTTCCCACTTTTCACACCATTCGGAATTCTCTTCCTCATGTCTATCGAGTACCACTTTTCTTTTGTAGCCTTTTGAACACCTTTCTATTATGCtgcctttcctttttctcttgtattcttcttcattttttatcttatgcattttattctttttgttcctctttctttttctgatTCCTTGTTTCTTCACCCATTTTCGTGATGATGCTTAGCAAAGTATTCTGATTCAGATAATATATTGACAAAGTGACGTGCAAGGCTCAAACAATGGAGACTTCTCTCATTCTCTGGTTCACACTTCACTctgatctctttctttctctttgtatGTAAAGGTGGGAATGAAGAACATGATCAACTGAGTAGTGAGGAGATGGAGTAGATTGTAGAAAAATGCCTTGTTCGCCTCTATTTTTTGGACCTCCGACTTCAACTCTGTCAACTTCGATTGGAGTCGAAATCCGCTCCAATTCGAAACTGGAGTCGGAACTCAAAATGACCTCTAACCAAAGTGGTCGAAGATCACTATTCCAACTCCGTCCGAGTCGGAGCCCAACCTTACTCTGTGGAACGACTCAAAACTTAGGAGTAATCACTTGGATGGTATTGGATAGGAAAAAAggattcaattcatttaaataactAAATTGCTATACGAATCTGAATATTTTGATAGTCCAAAGAATTTAactcttataaaattaatgaaaaagaaatattaattatcGAATCAATTCGTCTGCCATCGTCAAATTCTGCgatcattttttcaattttgccaAGAAATATGGGtcgaaataaaatttatgatattgttgtttatttctattaatttgtatttatagtAGTGAATATTTATTTGGGTGCTcgtaaagtaaaaacaaaagaagtccTAACCTAATAAATAAagcaacatgcatgcatgggtttttttccttcctttcttttctctggtaccaaacaaaaaccaattaaacattgtaattatatatttaatccTGCTACCAAATTTCCAGGCAGGTAGGTCTAATTTTCGTGAGTGGGTGTACTTTACTCTTGAGCCAACCTGGACTAGCTTCTGGTTTTATCATTAACGAGTCAAATGCAGTAGTTTGGTATAACGAATATCACAAGTTAATTATTTGCCGTATTTATAACTTGTTCTGTCATCTGTGAGTACTGCTGCTTACACTATTGATTAGTCTACCAAATGCTTGACAAAAACCTTTGATCAACTTGTTCAAAAGTCCATGTTTGGAGgatatttaaatactaaaaaacCATACAATTCATGCAATTGTGAAATTTTGGGATTTTACGAAAACTATGTGGCTGATAACAATGTTTTCCCCCAAACAATGCGTTGAAACTTACACTAGCTAGCCATTAAATATTATGGTGgttattaaactatatatatatatattatatatatatatatatattatatatatatatatatatatatatatattactcctCCAAGTCCAAGTTGTTAAACTGATCATttagtactctctctctctctctctctctctctctatatatatatatatatatatatatatatatatctactctattataataagtggctatctaactgtgaataataacttttgttatttttcagttaattcatattttatcaaaagaccCTTAAAACTCTTGATTATTTGACGCGTAACTCATTTGTAgaaaatttaatgaaggatcctGTTTTATCAAAAGGTTCTTAAGATCCTTAACCATTTGATGCGTAGCTccattgtagaatttaatgaaagatcatattttaccaaaagactCTTAATAGCCCCGCGGCGCACATGAATGAATTGACGTCtcttttttatgtcatttttattctgaCAGTgtattcattttcctttctttttatttcaatttttttaaataaaaaattaataatattttattattatatagagaataaatagataatccaatatggatgCAGACCAATGCACATACTTTGTTggagtttagattttttttaatcttgattttttgtctttatttaaatcattatgtcaggtgCACCTCGGGACTAACACACCTGAAGCCGttccctaatatatatatatatatattatataagattaCAATATTTCTCTTTCAACTAAATCAAATATTAATCATTGTATCATGAAATGATTAATACATGCCATTTTTTAGGATGTCGAATGTTACTAGCAAAAGTAGactttttgaatttatcaaaatgtACATAATATAGAAAATGTACATAATGATTAGTGCGTGACAGAATTAAGATTGATGGAAATGCCAACTTattttttcatgatttaaaGCAATattgtttattcatttttcaaaaaatgtatctaataaatttttaataggatGTAAGCCAAATCTCATGCTATAAGGAACGGTAATTCGACGAAATTACACTTTGcaatgccaaaaaaaattattttatacattacCCACCCAAGAAACGTACAAGTttcgaaagagaaaaaaaaaccgaaaTGATAATAAATAGCCACCTTTTACCACTTTATGCCATTGATCCACCGGGACTAAGCTGATTACGAAGAAGATCAACAATCCAAATAGCTAGGAGGATGAAGAAGCTTTCGATGATGTATTGTTGCGACAGAACTGAAAGCTATTCGCATCCATTCTCTCAAGAACATAATGCCCAAGAGTGTCACTTGCCTCAACCAAATTCTCTCTGCACAAAAACTCATCCCCACAAACCCTCTCTACCTCTCCATAGAAGTCATGCACAAACACATGGGTCTTAGCATTCACACCCGTTTTCTTGCTCCTCGCAAGCACGCCGGCGGTGAATATGGGTGACATCCGACCCGGAGCATCCGGCCACTCCCCGCGCGGTCCGTCCACCAATATTACATCCCAGTCCACCTCATACACATGGTTGGGAAGATCATTGAGCCCGAGCTTACACTCCGAGAACAACAGGTTCTGCACCGGTCGGCACTCGTTTCGTATCTGTTTCTTGGTTGACGCCACGAGCTCGTGCAGCTCCTTCAGTTTCGTCGTGTACTGCACGTCGTACGCGTCGATTTCTGGGTGTTTCTCTTCTATGTACGCGGCGTAGTAGCGGTTCTCGTCGATGAACACGGTCCGGCCGTTGTGGTTGAGGGCTTTCCAGAGGAGAGTCTCTGGGGTGAGGCCGAATACGAGGAAGTTGCATGGGGACGAGCACTTTCGAAGTACATCGGAGATTTGCTTGAGCTCGGCGTGGGACATGTGGAATGTGTTATTGGATGTTGAGGCGTAGTAGAGGAGGGTGTTAATGACAGTGGTCGACAATCCGCCCAAGCCGGAGGAAACGACGGTGGCTGCGGCGGCTGTAGAGGTGGCAGAGGTGGATGTAGATTCTCTGGTGTAGATGAGGGTGAGGAGGAAAGCAAGCGTGAAGAAGGAAACAAAGGCTAGAAGCCATAGACGATTGGAGCCTCCTTGTTTTTGGATATAAGGGTGGACGAGTATTAGCTTTGTGTTACTGTTGTTGTTCTTCATCTTGAAAGGAGatagctagagagagagatgatctCTATGATCTTGTAATGAGGTGGGTGGGGTTGATTCTGAATCCTGAGAGTCAGAGACGATGAGGAAGAGGGATTGATTTAAAGATATATGTGTGTGGCTGCAAGCATATAAAATTTAAGCTATGTATAAACTAATGTAGGATATACGAGGGTGACTTTGCAATGACCCTCTAAATTGTTGTCCTAGCAATTTGGTTTTTTCATTAATGCcaattaatgattatttttcctAGTTTCTGTTGGTTGGGTTGTCTGATCTATATATGTAGGAAAGAAATTATCTAAAGCtcgaataataaatatatattttaatattaatttaacgtATCTATCTTACTCGTTCCTGCTTAAAATTTTTATCGCTTTTTATAGAACTAATATTAGGCATTTCCATTTTTCCTTCCTAATTccattgatttttgtatttttttttttttgtaaggaaTGGTAATTTAAGGAGGGTAAATgatatttgtgcatttttttttaaatgagtaaatTTTGTGACGCacatgaataaattatttttttaacggtAGATcgacttattattatttttttaaaagtgacaaCGAGAgacttgtatattttaaaactatatttagaGTATGAAAAAATCTTATTGCAAGTAAGTTTGTGCACCAATAttgatatgtaatatatatgtttaatgaaACGATatgaattaaagataaaaataatttttataatataggaggttttcttcttctctcaaaaatttttttttcatttttttaaaataaaaaaaattattagtacaCAATATAGTGCACGAACTTACTTGTATCTAACAAAACTCATATAGTATTATTTTGTAAGGAGATTACTGGAGGAGGGGTGGGAGTAGTAGAATATACAAAGGGGGTGGTTGGACTGAAGCTGGTGGATGATAGGTAGAAAAAGGCATAGAGTGGCGACCCAATAACTAATTGCAAGTGAGAAGTCGCTTTTCCTTCTTCAATTCAGCTTTGGTTCCTACGGAAGCTCTTTGAATATTTTGCTTTTCTTAAATGAGTAGTTACCTTTGAGGGAGACAAAGTACCTGCAACATATTCCAGATGGAAAACATGTTATGGAAAATCAGAGAATTTTGACTgcttattgaagaaaaaaaaaaaaaaaacagggggATTTAGCCAGAAAACTAGTCAAATTGTACTGAGTGTACCTTGATTATACTTGAGCACAAGTTTCTTCCCATGTTGTAATTGTCCAACCAAGCTTTCTTTTCTTGTGCATGCTACAGAAATCCAAGGCAATGAAACCAATGATTGGGCCCTAACATGTTACATGGAGGCTCAAGAACTGCCACCTGTtacattttgtgtttttgtccattgataattttttttattattatttttatggaattaTCCACTGATAATCTTACTTGTGGCTATTATTGTCGTTTGCCGCCGTTGAATCAAGTAGTGATTAGGCCTATTGGGTGAGCCCTTGTATTCGGTatgttaaaaggaaaataatagatattttaaaaaaaaatgtgccctaattttattattaatcctCACTTATAATAGAGAAAAATCGTAGTTACATCCATAGATATCTGGGAAGTACAAATAACCAAAGGAATCCAAACCCAAGTAAAAAAACAATCGAAAACTCCCAACCAGAATACATTATAcccaaaaggaaaatacttaaccaattatatataagaaaccAATCTAAAAACTTGCAAGAAAACAGGAACAAGGAAACCGCATACATATAAAGTAAATCAACAAATAAACCAAATAAAGCTTGCCAAGAAGAAACATTACGATATCCGTAAATAAGGAAGACCAAGTTTATCCATACGAAGTAGgccttttaaattgctcagTAGTCTATCTCTATCACTTGTCCAATCCATATCTATATCCCCAGCTCCACTCTTGGCAAGAGAATCAGCCACCGCATTTCGTTTTCGAAAAATATGTTTCACGTAGTACTCTACAGactcaaaataaataagaaactcATTCCAGAAATCCTCTAAATACCAAGTATTACAGGCACCCCTGGTGATCCAATCCACAATAATTTGGGAGTCAGTCTCAATTTCTACCCTGTGAAAGCCAAGTTGACAGCACCTCCGAACCCTTCCAGCAAACTCCGCATTTCAGCAAAATTATTAGAGCTCTGacccaagaaaacaaaataagccGCACACAAATTACTATTTTCATCCCGAATAACACCCTTGCTCCTGACGGCTCATGATTACCAAAACTACTTCAATCCGTATTAAGTTTGACTCAACCCTGTTGAGGCGTATTCCATCTCACTACATGAACCTTCTTAGGTTTGGGAAGTAAAACCGGTATCTCTAACTGATCTAAAATAGCCACATCCTGATTAGATAACCTCAACACTTTCATGATCATATGCATAATCTGACGAAGCCATAATTTGATAGCATGCCAAACATACTCAACCTTGTCAACCTTATCTTCAAACCTAGCTTTGCAACACCTCTCCCAAAGCTTCCAAGAGACTATAGACGGGAGAATGCCAAAAACAGTTCGTAATTGAGAAGACTTACTAGCACaacgaaaccaaaaattaatttgatcttgCCAAGTGTTAAAAATACCCATATGCACATCTAACTGAGTCACAGCCAGACGCCAAATTTGACGAGCAAAATCACTAGTACAAAGCACATAGTTAAGGTCTTCAATGCGACACTCTTTAATTTTAAGCAAAGAGTTCTCAATCATAGTATAATGACCATTAAGAGGGCCCCCCTCCTCCCAGTTATCAAACCGAGTACCTTCTCTCACAATCCACTTAGAACTATTCAAAACATCTAGAATACTACGAACAATAGACTTTCAGAACCGAGTACCCTTGTTAGGCACCAATAAGAATAAGTTATTACCCCTAGCATACTTACCTCTAAAGAAATCCGCCCATAAAGAGTGACCCTTAATGAGACGCCAAGCAAGCTTTAAATGCAAAGCCCACTGAATGTCTCCAAAATCCCGAATCCCCAACCCCCCTTCATCAGTGGGACGACATATATGTTTCCAAGCCTCCCATTTTCTCTTACATTTGCCATCAGactcaccccaaaagaaagaactcaagATCCTGTTAAGCGCCGTGAACACAACCTTAGGGACATGTAAAATAGCTAGGAGATGAGTGACTATACTGGACAACACATGACTCAACAAAATAGTTCTACCACCAGCAGAaagcattttcatttttcatcccgctattttctttttgacttTCACGCGTAGTTCACAAAAATCAGAGTCCGTAAGTCGACCAACCACAATAGGTacacccaaatatttaaaagggaaACAACATTCAGTAAAACTAGTAATATTGAGTAAGGAATTTTTCCTacaaactataattttttttttttttttgaaaaggaaatagCACTTTCCTCCTTGTTAAGGACTTGACCCGTCCAATTTTCATAGATAGCCAAAACTTGCATCAAACCTCTCATAGATCTCTTACTCCCGTTAGCAAAAATAACTATATCATTAGCATACATGAGATGGGAGATAAGAGGAGTTCCTCTAGCTTGAGAAAACTGCCAAATTTTACCATTATCAAAGGATTTCTTGAGAAGACGGGAAATCATCTCTTGcataataataaacaagtaTGGTGAAAAAGGATCACCTTACCTCAACCCATGTTCACCTTTAAAGAACCCCAAGGCAGTGCCATTCATCATGATAGAGTACCAAGGTGTAGAAATACACATTCTAATCAACTCACAAACTTGCGAAGAGAAATCAAAAGAAGCCAagacatgaaaaagaaaattctagttaactctatcataagccttagacatATCAAGCTTAACTAAAACATTACCACCATTCGAATTTTAATGAatagaatgaaccatttcctgggtTAAGCTAATGTTCTTGAAAATACTACGATCAGGGATGAACGCCCATTGCTCCTGAGAGATTATCTTAGAAATCAAATTTGTCAAATGATTCACAATAATCTTAGCACAAATCTTGTAAATCATTGAGCAAAGACTAATAGGCTTGAATTTATCAAAAGTAGAGGACTTGTCCATTTTAGGAATCTGAACAATAAAAGAAGCAGTATATAATCTGGGGATTGACTGAGTTAGGAAAAACTCAGATATAGTTTCCAATAAATTATTCTTAACAATATCCCAATAGACTCTAAAGAAACCTACTCCGAAACCATTCGAGTCAGGACTACTCTCAATAAGAATACTAAAAATAGCAACCTTTATATCCTTAAGGGAAGAAGATCTACAAATCAGGAAATTATCATCACCATTAATCATAGGAGAAATCAAATCACTTAAATTCGACAAATTATTAGTAGTACTTTGACccaaaaattgttgaaaataatCCACAACAGCATTATGAATATCGAAAGAGGTATTTAAAACAATACCATTAGCCAAACACATATCATTAACCCTTTTATGCTTCTTAGCATTAAAAgtagcatgaaaaaatttagaattttgatcCCTATTTTTAAGCCAACTTTTCTTAGCCATATGAGACAATCTAGTATCCTCTCTACCCATCCAAGTCAATAATTCAAATTTAGAAACCAACAAATCCTTCTCATCCTCAACATTGAAATAGACTTGAAGGCTATTTTTCAGTCTATCAATACATTGCTCTAAATCATTAATAATGACATGAGTCCTACCAAACACAATCTTATTCCACTCCCTTAAAGCTACCTtaacctttttttaatttaaaagataaattaaggAGCCCAAAACCAATCCCATCTTGGTTCCATACCCTATCCACAATACTAAGAAAATCCACGTGATTAGACCACATAAACTGAAATCGAAATGGGCTAGGCCCACACCTGAAAGGATCCTCACCCATTTGAATTGCCAACGGAGAATGATCTGAAGTGGTGCGAGCTAGAacctagtaaaaaaattaagaaagttagaatcaataaaacatatatCATCCTTGGACCTTTAGAGCTCATGTCCAACAATCCACAAGATTGAATACACGGATTAAACTCTTCCATAGCAGCAAACGGGAGGGGATGCCCACCTCTTCTTTCCGAGTCATctttaataatgttaaaatctcCACAAAGAAGCCAAGGAAGATTACTATTGCCAGTAGATTTCAGGTCCACCCAAAGAGTTCTCTCTATTTGACTGCACTAGGCATACACAATggtcaaaataaaaacatgcccATTCTCCTCCACCTTCACAGTCACAAATTGATTTGACCCAGCTAACCAGTGGACAGAAACATTCGAGCTCCACAACAGCCAGATTTTTCCTTCCATCTCTTCATTAGTAATAAAAGAATCACAACTAAACTTGCtcaaaagatttgaaattttatcttACAACAAGAATGGCTTAGCCAATGCTAAAATATTAggcctatatttttttatttatttttctcaatctcaattcaGATGTTTTCACTCTCCTAATATTCTAAAAAAGGATGAGACTAATCATAGATTAAGTTTAGAGGGGCAAATTACCGCCCTGGTGGAGCTCATTTTTGGAAACGGACCGACCACAATTCTTGGAATCTATGTTATAGTCCTTTTGCATATCTGCTTTTAACTTGTCTCTCTCATCTTCATTGTCGGATTGAGGTTCATCGGGATTTATGCTCAAATTTTTTGCACGATCAACATCATAAGCCTCCGAATTGTTCTGCTCAATTTCAACCAACTCCACTTGAGATGTCAAACCAAGTCCCATCTGACCCACATCCTTAACCATGAATCCAGGTCCAATGTCTTCCTGTGCTTCCACCAACATGAGTGATGCTGGCCCACCACTAAAACCCACATTGTTCTCTTCGTAAATCACCATGAACGTAGACCCAGCAAGTGGAACACCCACCCTCATGTCTTGCACCTTGCACCTACGGCTAGCAACTTCAATACTGGTTTCTACAGGCACTAAAGGCCCAACACCTACACTCACTTCATTCACTAAAGGCCCATCAACTTGGTTAGTTGTCTCTACACCGATAGGAGTAACATCAGACACCACCATCTCCGATTGAACATGCATGTTATTTCTTGAACCAGCAACCACTTCCTCTGCAATTTTTCTTGATCCACCTTCCATAACGTTTTTCAAATCCTCCACGGCAGCAACAGATTTCACCACCTCATTCTCAATCAAATCAACATCCGAAGTCGCATCTTCCTTCTCAAACAGTGTACCATCTTCTTCCTGTGCACCCGAGGTATTACTCCCTCATTTTGTAACCCAAACCTTCCCTCCTTTTAACTGGTTTTTTTGGGAATCATTTCTAAATCTACAGGTTTTTAGATTGTGGCCCTGAAGTTTGCATGAAGAGCAATATGCAGGAAGAGTTTCATAAATTACCTCTTGCCTCCTGCTTCTGTGCACCCCTGGTTTCCCGAtccaaaaaaaacttataagcTCATTTGATAAGTCAATCTCTAGGCACACATGGGCACCATCAGTTCTAGTCGC is a window from the Juglans regia cultivar Chandler chromosome 7, Walnut 2.0, whole genome shotgun sequence genome containing:
- the LOC109009104 gene encoding protein IRX15-LIKE, encoding MKNNNSNTKLILVHPYIQKQGGSNRLWLLAFVSFFTLAFLLTLIYTRESTSTSATSTAAAATVVSSGLGGLSTTVINTLLYYASTSNNTFHMSHAELKQISDVLRKCSSPCNFLVFGLTPETLLWKALNHNGRTVFIDENRYYAAYIEEKHPEIDAYDVQYTTKLKELHELVASTKKQIRNECRPVQNLLFSECKLGLNDLPNHVYEVDWDVILVDGPRGEWPDAPGRMSPIFTAGVLARSKKTGVNAKTHVFVHDFYGEVERVCGDEFLCRENLVEASDTLGHYVLERMDANSFQFCRNNTSSKASSSS